One Cupriavidus taiwanensis DNA window includes the following coding sequences:
- the flhB gene encoding flagellar biosynthesis protein FlhB: MSEESDLEKTEPASPRRLEKAREEGQVVRSRELATFVMLIAGVTGLWTLGGHLGRSLNQVMQGALRFEPATAFDPSRMLSRFALMVWDSLLAFLPLLLLFGVAALAAPLLLGGWVFSAKSFAPQLSRLSPIAGLGRMFSAHSLVELLKAVAKSLLVGAVGAWVLWRRLPEAIALMNAPVQEALLHMVDLVMFCCLVVSLSLLVVAAIDVPWQYWEFFKKLRMTKEEVKQEFKESEGDPHIKNRIRQQQRAMARRRMMTEVPKADVVVTNPTHFAVALRYEEGRMGAPRVVAKGTGDVAARIRALAAEHRVPLMSAPPLARALHRHVELGQEIPAGLYTAVAEVLAWVYQLKHWHYSQGPQPQAPADLPVPDELAVPEMRE, encoded by the coding sequence ATGTCCGAAGAAAGCGATCTCGAGAAAACCGAACCCGCCTCACCCCGGCGCCTGGAAAAGGCGCGCGAGGAGGGGCAGGTGGTGCGTTCGCGCGAGCTGGCCACGTTCGTAATGCTGATTGCCGGCGTGACCGGCCTGTGGACGCTGGGCGGCCACCTGGGCCGCAGCCTGAACCAGGTGATGCAGGGCGCGCTGCGCTTTGAGCCGGCCACGGCGTTCGATCCGTCGCGCATGCTGTCGCGCTTTGCGCTGATGGTGTGGGACAGCCTGCTGGCCTTCCTGCCGTTGCTGCTGCTGTTCGGCGTGGCCGCGCTGGCCGCGCCGCTGCTGCTGGGCGGCTGGGTGTTCTCGGCCAAGTCGTTTGCGCCGCAGCTCTCGCGGCTGTCGCCGATTGCGGGGCTGGGGCGGATGTTCTCCGCGCACTCGCTGGTGGAACTGCTCAAGGCCGTGGCCAAGTCGCTGCTGGTCGGCGCGGTCGGCGCCTGGGTGCTGTGGCGGCGTTTGCCCGAGGCCATCGCGCTGATGAATGCGCCGGTGCAGGAGGCGCTGCTGCACATGGTCGACCTGGTGATGTTCTGCTGCCTGGTGGTGTCGCTGTCGCTGCTGGTGGTGGCGGCCATCGACGTGCCGTGGCAGTACTGGGAGTTCTTCAAGAAGCTGCGCATGACCAAGGAAGAGGTCAAGCAGGAGTTCAAGGAGAGCGAGGGCGACCCGCATATCAAGAACCGCATCCGCCAGCAGCAGCGCGCCATGGCGCGCCGCCGCATGATGACGGAGGTGCCCAAGGCCGATGTGGTGGTGACCAACCCCACGCACTTTGCCGTGGCGCTGCGCTATGAGGAAGGGCGCATGGGCGCGCCACGCGTGGTGGCCAAGGGCACCGGTGATGTTGCCGCGCGCATCCGCGCGCTGGCGGCGGAGCACCGCGTGCCGCTGATGTCGGCACCGCCGCTGGCGCGTGCGCTGCACCGTCATGTGGAACTGGGCCAGGAAATCCCGGCCGGCCTCTATACCGCCGTGGCCGAAGTGCTGGCCTGGGTCTATCAACTGAAGCACTGGCACTACTCGCAGGGCCCGCAGCCGCAGGCGCCCGCGGACCTGCCGGTGCCCGATGAACTCGCCGTACCGGAAATGCGCGAATGA